The genomic window GCCCGTTGCTCCAGGAGTCGATTCCATGTGTTCCCTGGATCGTCCCACCAATCGCGGCTCGATATAAGTGGTCAACCGGAGCACTCGGGCGCACTTTTCGCCATCAGGAAGCAATTCATATTTTAGTATTCACCACTCAACGCATCATGTGGACCCTACTCCATCCGTGGAATGCCTGCTTCACTTTTCGTACAAGGGATGCCCTGCGTGAGAACCCAACTCACCGAAATGGCGCCGATACATGTAGGCCCATTCGTGCTCCCGCATGCGGGGTCGTCTTCCAGAAAAGAAAAGCACCCAGCGCGAAGGAGAAGCCTCATGGTCACGCTGAACCCGAACCAGGGACCCACCGCAGGTGGTAACCAGGTCATCATCACCGGAACGAACTTCACGGGCGCCACCCTTGTGAAGTTCGGAACCAAGTCGGCCAGTTTCACGGTCAACAGCGCCACCCAGATCACCGCTGTCGCACCCTCGAACAACGCCGCGGTCCAGGTCGTCGTCACCACGCCGGGCGGAACATCAGCCCCGGTCTGGTACTACTACATCACTCCCCCGTCCAAATCGAGTCTCAGTGAGAACATGGGACCGCTCGACGGCATCCCCATCACCCTCACCGGTTCGAGCCTGCAGACCGCCACGTCGATGTCCTTCGGCTCCAACTCCGCCGTTCCCACCGTGGTGAACGACACCACGCTGAACGTCACGGTGCCGGCCGTGACTACGCCCCAGACCGTGGCAGTCAGCGTCACGACCAAGGGCGGTACCACCAACGGGCTCACCTTCACCTACGTGGGCGCCCCGACAGTGACCAGCATGGACCCCACCACCGGACCGGACTACGGCGGCACGGCCTCCACCATCACCGGCACCAACCTGAGCGATGTCG from Streptomyces sp. DSM 40750 includes these protein-coding regions:
- a CDS encoding IPT/TIG domain-containing protein, with the translated sequence MVTLNPNQGPTAGGNQVIITGTNFTGATLVKFGTKSASFTVNSATQITAVAPSNNAAVQVVVTTPGGTSAPVWYYYITPPSKSSLSENMGPLDGIPITLTGSSLQTATSMSFGSNSAVPTVVNDTTLNVTVPAVTTPQTVAVSVTTKGGTTNGLTFTYVGAPTVTSMDPTTGPDYGGTASTITGTNLSDVVDISYGPDSTSYNVIDDTTIVVYSPGGTGTVPVTVTSAGGSDASQSFTYTVTPG